In one window of Candidatus Sulfuricurvum sp. RIFRC-1 DNA:
- a CDS encoding 6-hydroxymethylpterin diphosphokinase MptE-like protein, producing MSEISISLHPVFEKNLQALFSVNPRLGGKLFQIPTNTRFEVFQGKDLADINVLDIELQSFLYAHPLSDTILKIEALREGNRLPYRYFYGIGTGVVIQMLLSDEWLESMTVIEPNLELLYIAIHLFDFSDVIRSRKLILEHSDDFDFVKASYLISNSNAQLFAKLFKLEFVSNYYEHFYLPNILQVNKILIKAFETTIIGYGNSAEDTLMGIEHHIRNLPTMVEGPQLDALLSQKYPKTAIVVSTGPSLTKQIPLLKKIKDYVTIICVDASFPILELHGIKPDFVTVLERIPETANFFKNNALESQEGVHFICVSIAHQDVLDAIRSGTKILQMRPHSYTHFFELHSYGYLGIGMSAANLAHELAIALKFEQVILIGQDLAFGRDNTSHASDHFFGINEEKVEGHDIYVEAYGGDGEIRTTMYWNMFKSYFERAINMSKSVIQTINSTEGGARIPGATELPFADAIEQYVDFSVPKKSSISIPNTSEEESVKYKQQIVEKINLWLQDTVNRQEVIEEAFISIQEASENFVKLLETNQLEEITFEILIPLMDKIDTIKGYLAEPIFKQLYYDILQSMLLHFELDFVKIEVMPVEDEYDKKAKMVSWLLAHRYWLFTFAGGIDAEREIILRAIETWPENLKKQIIVPTKKEIVRDEAKYQELMVKFQEQMNERFKIEFSQEEN from the coding sequence ATGAGTGAAATATCGATCTCTCTTCACCCCGTTTTTGAAAAAAATTTACAAGCGCTTTTTTCTGTCAATCCCCGTCTTGGAGGAAAACTTTTCCAAATACCAACCAATACCCGTTTTGAAGTATTTCAAGGAAAAGATTTAGCAGATATCAATGTACTTGATATTGAATTACAATCCTTTCTTTATGCCCATCCGCTAAGTGATACTATATTAAAAATAGAAGCACTCAGAGAAGGAAACCGCCTTCCCTATCGTTATTTTTACGGTATCGGAACAGGCGTTGTCATTCAAATGCTTCTTAGCGATGAATGGCTTGAATCCATGACCGTTATTGAACCAAATTTAGAATTGTTGTATATTGCAATCCATTTATTTGATTTTTCGGACGTTATAAGAAGTCGAAAATTAATTTTAGAACATAGCGATGATTTTGATTTCGTGAAAGCATCCTATCTAATTTCAAATTCTAATGCACAGCTTTTTGCAAAACTATTTAAACTTGAATTTGTTTCCAATTACTATGAGCATTTTTATCTACCGAATATCCTACAAGTAAATAAAATCCTTATCAAAGCGTTTGAAACAACGATTATCGGGTATGGTAATTCAGCGGAAGACACTCTCATGGGAATCGAACATCACATTCGAAATCTCCCTACCATGGTGGAAGGGCCACAACTTGACGCTCTCCTTTCTCAGAAGTATCCTAAAACGGCTATCGTTGTATCAACAGGGCCAAGTTTAACCAAACAAATTCCTCTTTTGAAAAAGATCAAAGATTATGTCACCATCATATGTGTCGATGCCAGCTTTCCGATTCTTGAGCTACACGGAATCAAACCGGACTTTGTAACCGTCCTGGAACGTATCCCGGAAACCGCAAATTTCTTTAAAAACAATGCCCTTGAATCTCAGGAAGGGGTCCATTTTATCTGTGTCTCAATTGCACATCAAGATGTTTTGGATGCCATTAGATCCGGTACTAAAATATTGCAAATGCGCCCACATAGCTACACTCATTTTTTTGAGCTTCACTCGTATGGATATCTAGGCATTGGAATGAGCGCAGCAAATTTAGCTCACGAACTAGCCATTGCCCTCAAATTCGAACAAGTCATTTTAATCGGACAGGACCTCGCTTTCGGTCGAGACAATACCTCTCATGCTAGCGATCACTTTTTCGGTATTAATGAAGAAAAGGTAGAGGGACATGATATTTATGTTGAAGCGTATGGCGGAGATGGAGAAATTCGGACGACCATGTACTGGAATATGTTTAAAAGCTATTTCGAACGGGCAATCAATATGAGTAAATCAGTAATTCAAACTATTAATTCTACCGAAGGGGGAGCACGAATTCCCGGAGCTACCGAGCTCCCTTTTGCAGATGCTATTGAACAGTATGTTGACTTTTCAGTACCGAAAAAATCATCTATTTCTATCCCTAACACTTCAGAAGAAGAGAGTGTCAAATATAAGCAACAAATTGTCGAAAAAATCAATTTGTGGCTACAAGACACAGTTAACCGTCAAGAGGTGATTGAAGAAGCTTTCATCTCTATTCAAGAGGCTTCAGAAAACTTTGTAAAACTCTTGGAAACAAATCAACTTGAAGAAATTACTTTTGAAATATTAATTCCTCTCATGGACAAAATCGATACCATAAAAGGATATTTAGCTGAACCGATTTTCAAACAACTCTACTATGATATCCTTCAATCAATGCTGCTCCATTTTGAACTTGACTTTGTTAAAATTGAAGTAATGCCGGTAGAAGATGAATACGATAAAAAAGCAAAAATGGTGAGTTGGCTACTCGCTCATCGATATTGGCTTTTCACCTTTGCCGGAGGGATCGATGCAGAGCGGGAAATTATTTTACGCGCAATAGAAACATGGCCTGAAAATCTTAAAAAGCAAATTATCGTTCCAACAAAAAAAGAGATAGTTCGGGATGAAGCAAAATATCAAGAGTTGATGGTTAAATTTCAAGAGCAGATGAATGAACGGTTTAAAATAGAGTTTTCTCAAGAAGAAAACTAG
- the pseF gene encoding pseudaminic acid cytidylyltransferase codes for MRIAIIPARGGSKRIPRKNIKLFAGLPIIAYSIKAAQESGLFDRIIVTTDDEEIADIARAFGAETPFMRPKELSDDHTATIPVIAHAIKTIEQEGIKIDAACCIYATAPFVRAEDIKSAYDAMISHHKSYAFPVTTFGFPIFRGVKRNEEGSIEMFWPEHFLTRSQDLPEAYHDVGQFYWGTPQAWLSSTPIFSNTATTIVLPRHLVQDIDTPEDWMRAELMYKVLQEL; via the coding sequence ATGCGAATAGCAATAATCCCAGCCCGTGGCGGCAGCAAACGGATCCCACGCAAAAACATCAAACTTTTCGCAGGTCTGCCGATCATCGCATACAGTATCAAAGCGGCTCAGGAATCAGGATTGTTTGATCGGATTATTGTTACCACCGATGATGAAGAGATCGCTGATATCGCAAGGGCATTTGGCGCGGAAACTCCCTTTATGCGCCCAAAAGAACTGAGCGACGATCATACCGCCACCATCCCCGTCATCGCCCATGCCATCAAAACGATAGAACAAGAGGGGATCAAAATCGATGCTGCTTGCTGTATCTATGCTACCGCTCCGTTTGTCCGTGCCGAGGATATTAAAAGTGCGTATGATGCGATGATCTCCCATCATAAAAGCTATGCTTTCCCCGTTACCACATTTGGGTTTCCAATTTTTCGAGGGGTAAAGCGCAATGAAGAGGGAAGTATTGAGATGTTTTGGCCGGAGCATTTTTTGACCCGTTCTCAGGATTTACCCGAGGCGTATCATGATGTCGGACAATTCTATTGGGGTACACCACAAGCGTGGTTGAGCAGTACGCCGATCTTCTCAAATACAGCAACAACAATCGTCCTTCCTCGACATTTGGTGCAGGATATCGATACACCGGAAGACTGGATGCGTGCCGAGCTGATGTACAAAGTTCTCCAAGAGCTATGA
- a CDS encoding Gfo/Idh/MocA family oxidoreductase, protein MYKALIIGAGSIGGLIDFPSSNVIASHAHAYILCPDTQLKAICEPSELNVVAFMERWGGVQRYSSVDDIGEDEHYDIASIASSTSAHFHDLVMLIQRSDCSMILCEKPVVANKEEFHSLVNMLQHTHKKVLIHLMRRYNSTFIALASRIKNGEFGKVLGFQGVCTKGLLHNGSHLLGVLSHFLGSLNAIKPLGASHCNGDLCGEFAIFLKEGGGTISVLPSPEYSLFELTLWFEKGVIKILEGGEKIEIHARVPSSVYEGYFTLALQENIATKLSHYALDSLEFLLRESNQTCSDIFKEHLHIHKLIFQTFTKVYR, encoded by the coding sequence ATGTATAAAGCACTGATTATAGGAGCAGGCAGTATCGGCGGACTCATCGATTTTCCATCATCAAACGTTATTGCCAGTCACGCCCATGCCTATATATTATGCCCCGATACGCAGCTAAAAGCTATATGTGAGCCCTCAGAACTCAATGTTGTCGCCTTTATGGAACGATGGGGAGGAGTTCAACGGTATTCTTCCGTCGATGATATCGGTGAGGATGAGCACTATGATATTGCCTCCATTGCCTCATCCACCTCAGCGCATTTTCACGATCTAGTAATGCTGATTCAACGAAGCGATTGCTCGATGATATTGTGTGAGAAACCGGTTGTCGCAAACAAAGAGGAGTTCCATTCTCTCGTTAACATGCTCCAACATACTCATAAAAAAGTTCTTATTCATCTCATGCGCCGATACAATAGCACATTTATTGCCCTCGCGTCACGAATAAAAAATGGGGAGTTTGGAAAAGTTCTCGGATTTCAAGGGGTATGCACCAAAGGATTACTCCATAACGGCTCGCATTTACTAGGTGTACTAAGCCACTTCTTAGGAAGTTTGAATGCCATTAAACCGCTTGGAGCATCGCATTGCAACGGCGATTTGTGCGGTGAGTTCGCAATATTCTTGAAAGAGGGCGGCGGAACCATATCGGTTTTACCTTCTCCGGAATATTCGTTATTTGAACTCACCCTTTGGTTTGAAAAAGGGGTTATTAAAATCCTAGAAGGGGGAGAAAAAATCGAAATACACGCTCGTGTTCCATCGAGTGTGTATGAGGGGTATTTTACCCTTGCTTTGCAAGAGAATATCGCAACCAAACTTTCTCACTATGCACTCGATTCTTTGGAATTTTTACTCCGTGAGAGCAACCAAACCTGCAGCGATATTTTCAAAGAACACCTCCATATCCATAAATTGATTTTTCAAACTTTCACAAAGGTATACCGATGA
- the pseI gene encoding pseudaminic acid synthase: MIIGHHNTEEKVFIIAELSANHNGSLDTALRTIDAMKKSGADAIKLQTYTPDTITLDCDSDMFTISQGTLWDKRKFYDLYGSAMTPWEWHPILFDHAKNLGMEAFSSPFDPTAVDFLFDLDVPAYKIASFEITDIPLIEYTASKGKPIIISTGIATLSDIEEALDACRRVGNNQITLLKCTSAYPAALEEMNLLTIEDMKNRFGVGVGLSDHTMSLAAPVAAVTLGARIIEKHFILDRGMGGADCAFSLEPHEFKGMVDAVRDTEKLLGKVTYELSPKSLESREFSRSLFIAEDIKAGEIISATNVRSVRPGFGLSPKYLKEIMGKSFKTDAKKGTPLSWDHIG; the protein is encoded by the coding sequence ATGATAATCGGACACCATAATACAGAGGAAAAAGTATTCATCATCGCCGAGCTCTCCGCTAACCACAACGGCTCACTCGATACCGCTTTGCGCACCATTGACGCCATGAAAAAATCCGGTGCCGATGCAATCAAGCTCCAAACCTATACCCCCGATACGATTACCCTCGATTGTGACAGCGACATGTTCACCATTTCACAGGGGACACTCTGGGACAAACGAAAGTTTTACGATCTCTACGGCTCAGCAATGACGCCGTGGGAGTGGCATCCTATCCTTTTCGATCATGCCAAAAATTTGGGGATGGAAGCATTTTCTTCTCCGTTTGACCCAACTGCCGTCGATTTCCTCTTTGATCTTGATGTTCCGGCGTATAAAATTGCCAGCTTTGAGATCACCGATATTCCTCTCATCGAATACACTGCCTCAAAAGGTAAGCCCATCATCATCTCCACCGGTATCGCGACGCTAAGCGATATTGAAGAGGCATTGGATGCCTGCCGACGTGTCGGGAACAATCAGATCACCCTCCTCAAATGTACCTCGGCCTATCCTGCCGCGCTGGAAGAGATGAATCTTCTCACGATAGAGGATATGAAAAATCGGTTCGGAGTGGGTGTTGGGTTGAGCGATCACACGATGAGTCTCGCTGCCCCCGTTGCCGCTGTCACACTAGGCGCTCGTATCATCGAGAAACATTTTATTTTAGATCGCGGGATGGGGGGAGCCGACTGTGCATTTAGTCTGGAGCCTCATGAGTTCAAAGGAATGGTAGATGCTGTGCGTGATACCGAAAAACTTCTCGGGAAAGTAACCTACGAGTTAAGTCCGAAAAGTTTGGAATCACGTGAATTTTCGCGCAGTCTGTTTATCGCCGAAGATATAAAAGCAGGTGAAATAATCAGTGCTACTAACGTCCGCTCTGTCCGCCCAGGGTTTGGATTGTCGCCCAAATATCTCAAAGAAATTATGGGGAAAAGTTTTAAAACTGATGCAAAAAAAGGAACCCCCTTGTCATGGGATCATATCGGATGA
- the pseG gene encoding UDP-2,4-diacetamido-2,4,6-trideoxy-beta-L-altropyranose hydrolase, with protein sequence MNLLIRTDASSSIGLGHIMRDLVLAQHYPDATITFACQNLIGTIMDTIPYPVHFLTSNDPEELIDLIRTCSIDLLIIDHYDIDATIEKQIKEQTGVSLLCLDDTYEKHHCDILLNHNISADAIRYKGLVPEHCELRCGAEYTLIRDEFKTEKQIRREKLYDIFIAMGGSDPTNATLGILTTLSDNLSVCVATTSGNPHLSELETFIQDKKNISLKVNSNSIAQLLNQSRLAIITPSVMVHEVLFMGTPFIAIKTAPNQIDMFEYLRKEKYVVLEEWNADAITRFYNA encoded by the coding sequence ATGAACCTTTTGATTCGTACCGACGCTTCAAGCAGTATCGGATTAGGTCATATTATGCGTGATCTTGTCCTCGCGCAACACTATCCCGACGCGACAATCACGTTTGCTTGCCAAAATTTGATCGGCACTATCATGGATACTATCCCCTATCCCGTTCATTTCCTCACTTCAAACGATCCTGAAGAGCTGATTGATCTTATCCGCACCTGTTCTATTGATTTACTTATCATTGACCATTATGATATTGATGCAACCATCGAGAAGCAAATCAAAGAGCAAACAGGTGTTAGCCTTTTGTGTTTGGATGATACCTACGAAAAACACCACTGTGATATTCTCCTAAACCACAATATTTCGGCAGATGCAATACGCTACAAAGGGTTGGTTCCGGAACATTGTGAACTTCGATGCGGGGCTGAGTATACGCTGATCCGTGATGAATTTAAAACAGAAAAACAAATACGAAGAGAAAAACTTTACGATATTTTTATCGCTATGGGTGGGAGTGATCCGACCAATGCGACGCTTGGGATTCTCACAACATTGAGTGATAATTTGAGTGTTTGCGTCGCAACGACATCAGGGAACCCCCATCTGAGCGAACTGGAAACATTTATTCAAGATAAAAAAAATATCTCATTAAAGGTAAATTCAAACAGCATTGCTCAACTGCTAAATCAGAGCCGCTTAGCGATTATAACCCCCAGCGTCATGGTGCATGAAGTCCTTTTTATGGGAACCCCATTTATCGCGATTAAAACAGCTCCTAATCAAATAGATATGTTTGAGTATTTACGAAAAGAGAAGTATGTAGTTTTGGAGGAATGGAATGCTGATGCGATTACTCGATTTTACAACGCTTAA
- a CDS encoding amidase: MKLTDCTATELLEQLKSNTVTPEEIAKACIQRIREIDPLVNAWEYFDEEAIETQLIKIATYTREDHPLYGIPVGVKDIYNTFDMPTQMGSPLWSDFTPGNDARLIHYLRRAGAIMLGKTVTAEFAVHYQDKTRNPYDLSRSPGTSSSGSAVAVATGMVPLALGSQTAGSISRPASYCGIYGFKPTFGVLPRIGVLKTTDSLDTLGFFSRSVEDLSLMFDASRVHGGNYEFVHQHIDNYVSIPDKIYRIGITKHPRWDEASPYAKEQFAQWCNHLQDPRLRIEEVTLPSYCDTIHTTHQSIYDKSLAYYFKEEYAKHELMSPIFYDIIQEGLRITKEEYQEALEKQFRETREFDTWMESYDILITLATADEAPIGLTTPDIPDANLIWTYLGLPIATLPVLKGSNELPIGVSAVARKYNDKLLLDFLHYLRNINLLNSVKPYTPILKKDSNE, encoded by the coding sequence ATGAAATTGACCGATTGTACTGCGACCGAATTATTAGAACAACTCAAATCAAATACCGTAACACCCGAAGAGATTGCTAAAGCTTGTATTCAACGAATACGCGAGATTGATCCCCTCGTAAATGCTTGGGAATATTTCGATGAAGAGGCGATTGAGACACAACTCATCAAAATCGCAACCTATACGCGAGAAGATCATCCCCTCTACGGCATCCCAGTCGGGGTCAAAGATATCTATAATACCTTTGATATGCCGACACAAATGGGCTCACCGCTGTGGAGTGATTTTACTCCCGGTAACGATGCTCGTCTTATCCATTATCTTCGTCGCGCCGGTGCCATTATGTTGGGGAAAACCGTAACTGCGGAATTTGCTGTCCATTATCAAGATAAGACTCGAAATCCGTACGATCTTTCTCGCTCTCCAGGTACCTCCTCAAGTGGTTCAGCTGTCGCTGTCGCTACAGGAATGGTTCCTCTTGCATTGGGTTCACAAACTGCCGGATCGATCAGCAGACCTGCTAGTTATTGCGGTATTTACGGATTTAAACCGACCTTCGGTGTACTTCCTCGCATCGGTGTTCTCAAAACGACCGATTCTCTAGATACCCTTGGATTTTTCAGCCGAAGTGTTGAAGATTTGAGCCTAATGTTTGATGCTTCGCGGGTTCACGGAGGAAACTACGAATTTGTTCATCAACATATTGATAATTACGTCTCTATTCCCGATAAAATTTACCGCATTGGTATTACTAAACATCCTCGCTGGGATGAAGCATCCCCCTATGCTAAAGAGCAATTTGCCCAATGGTGCAACCATTTGCAAGACCCGAGATTGCGAATAGAAGAAGTTACCCTTCCATCGTATTGCGATACTATTCACACAACCCATCAGAGTATTTATGACAAATCCCTCGCTTACTATTTTAAAGAGGAATACGCCAAACATGAGCTAATGAGTCCGATCTTTTACGATATCATCCAAGAGGGGCTTCGTATAACAAAAGAAGAGTACCAAGAAGCTCTTGAAAAACAATTCCGCGAAACACGCGAATTTGACACTTGGATGGAATCTTACGATATTCTAATCACTCTTGCAACAGCAGATGAAGCCCCTATCGGTTTAACAACGCCGGATATCCCTGATGCAAATTTGATATGGACCTATCTTGGATTGCCGATTGCTACACTCCCTGTTTTAAAAGGATCTAATGAATTACCGATCGGGGTTAGTGCCGTTGCACGTAAATATAATGATAAACTTCTCCTCGATTTCTTACATTATTTGCGAAATATCAACTTACTGAATAGTGTTAAACCCTATACGCCCATATTAAAAAAGGATTCCAATGAGTGA
- a CDS encoding DegT/DnrJ/EryC1/StrS family aminotransferase, whose translation MMKLSINGGEKLRSIPFPAYNTIGIEEEEAVLRVLRSGKLSTFLGTWHDDFYGGPEVRTLEAEWAEYFGVKHAISVNSATSGLYAAVGACGISPGDEIIVSAYTMSASATAALVYGAIPIFADIEEDFYCLDVKSIESKITKKTKAIIVVDIFGQPYDRDAINTLAKKYNLFVIEDTAQAPGAMLHGKYAGTLGDIGVYSLNYHKHIHSGEGGIIVTDDNALADKIRLIRNHAEAVLSARGIKDRSELINMVGYNYRMTEIEAAIARCQLRKLPSLLTQRLENTAYLNEKLAQIPCMKPTKIREGAKHAFYVHPLQFDAEIAGMHRNRFIDAVKAELPPTLLREESVVLLGYGYVKPLYLQPLYQEKIAFGRDGYPFTLSDVTYPKGLCPITEEMHFNRLVTHEFMRPGMSVADMDDVVRAFAKVWDNRAELL comes from the coding sequence ATGATGAAACTCTCTATCAACGGCGGAGAAAAGCTCCGTTCTATTCCGTTCCCAGCCTATAACACGATCGGAATCGAAGAAGAAGAGGCGGTTCTTCGTGTCCTTCGCAGCGGAAAACTTTCTACTTTTTTAGGGACATGGCATGACGATTTTTACGGCGGTCCCGAAGTACGGACGCTCGAAGCGGAATGGGCAGAATATTTCGGAGTGAAACATGCTATCAGTGTCAATTCCGCAACATCGGGTCTTTATGCTGCTGTCGGAGCCTGCGGGATAAGCCCGGGAGATGAGATTATCGTCAGCGCCTACACAATGAGCGCGTCGGCGACAGCGGCTTTGGTATACGGTGCTATTCCGATCTTTGCCGATATCGAAGAGGATTTTTATTGTCTGGATGTCAAAAGTATCGAGTCTAAGATCACCAAAAAAACCAAAGCGATTATTGTCGTCGATATTTTTGGTCAACCCTATGATCGCGATGCGATCAATACCCTTGCCAAAAAATACAACCTTTTTGTAATCGAAGACACGGCTCAAGCTCCCGGTGCAATGTTGCATGGAAAATATGCGGGGACATTGGGCGATATTGGAGTATATTCGCTGAATTACCACAAACATATCCACAGTGGTGAGGGGGGAATTATCGTTACCGATGATAATGCCTTAGCCGATAAAATCCGTCTGATCCGCAACCATGCCGAAGCCGTTTTATCCGCACGAGGAATCAAAGATCGATCAGAGTTGATCAACATGGTCGGTTATAACTATCGGATGACTGAGATCGAAGCAGCTATTGCCCGTTGCCAGCTCAGAAAGCTCCCCTCTCTGCTGACACAAAGACTCGAAAATACTGCCTATCTGAATGAAAAATTGGCCCAAATCCCTTGCATGAAACCAACCAAAATCCGTGAGGGGGCAAAACACGCCTTTTACGTCCATCCGTTGCAGTTTGACGCCGAGATTGCCGGCATGCACCGCAACCGTTTTATCGATGCAGTAAAAGCTGAACTCCCTCCGACACTGCTGCGTGAAGAGTCGGTTGTCCTACTGGGCTACGGCTATGTCAAACCGCTCTACCTCCAACCCCTTTATCAGGAGAAGATTGCATTCGGACGGGATGGATACCCGTTTACCCTCAGCGATGTTACGTACCCCAAAGGGCTCTGTCCGATAACCGAAGAGATGCATTTTAATCGCCTCGTCACCCATGAGTTTATGCGTCCCGGGATGAGCGTAGCGGATATGGACGATGTGGTTCGTGCCTTTGCCAAAGTATGGGACAATCGAGCGGAGCTCTTATGA
- a CDS encoding N-acetyl sugar amidotransferase translates to MTKQMTFTDTPPDTYGEPLYKDYLQYCTRCCMPSSNEGMQFDELGICLACRAQEQKMRINWKKSEAVLRETLEEYKEKAGDNYDCIIPISGGKDSVFQLHVLKKVYGMKPLAVTFNHNWYSETGKYNLENALEKLEIDHIMFTPNKALVKKLFVKSFYKIGDSCWHCHAGVGAFPLQIAVKFNIPLLIWGESVCESSGRADFRDNVQKFDRDYFTKVSAKLYPEQMIDEEITRKDLKPFELPSFEDIERVGVVGLHLGDYLFWDDERQMEFIKKEYDWREEHRPGHYKGFKGNECKFETLHDHMKYVKRGFGRGTDQASADVRAGLLTREEGFEIAKKYDQQRPAYLDEFLDMANITEEEYTNVLKAMRQGKFRESR, encoded by the coding sequence ATGACCAAGCAAATGACTTTTACCGATACTCCCCCCGATACGTATGGAGAACCTCTTTACAAAGATTATCTGCAATACTGTACCCGTTGCTGTATGCCGAGTTCTAATGAGGGGATGCAGTTTGACGAACTTGGAATCTGTTTAGCATGCCGTGCTCAAGAGCAAAAAATGCGGATCAACTGGAAAAAAAGCGAAGCGGTTCTGCGTGAAACGTTAGAGGAGTACAAAGAAAAAGCAGGGGATAACTATGACTGCATTATCCCTATCAGCGGAGGGAAAGACAGCGTTTTCCAGTTGCATGTCCTCAAAAAAGTATACGGGATGAAACCTCTCGCCGTTACCTTCAATCACAACTGGTATTCCGAAACCGGCAAATACAATCTCGAAAATGCCCTTGAAAAACTCGAAATCGACCATATTATGTTCACCCCTAACAAGGCATTGGTCAAAAAACTGTTTGTTAAATCGTTTTATAAAATCGGAGATTCATGCTGGCATTGTCACGCAGGTGTGGGGGCATTTCCTCTCCAAATCGCCGTTAAATTCAACATTCCGCTCCTCATCTGGGGAGAGTCGGTATGCGAAAGCAGCGGTCGTGCCGATTTTAGAGATAATGTCCAAAAATTCGATCGTGACTATTTCACCAAAGTCTCCGCGAAACTCTATCCGGAGCAGATGATTGACGAAGAAATCACCCGCAAAGATCTCAAACCGTTTGAACTTCCGAGTTTTGAGGATATCGAACGGGTCGGAGTGGTCGGTCTGCATCTGGGAGATTACCTTTTTTGGGATGATGAGCGGCAGATGGAATTTATCAAAAAAGAGTATGACTGGCGCGAAGAGCACCGTCCGGGACACTACAAAGGGTTCAAAGGGAACGAATGCAAATTCGAAACCCTCCATGACCATATGAAGTATGTTAAACGGGGATTCGGACGGGGAACCGATCAAGCCAGCGCCGATGTCCGTGCCGGATTGCTCACCCGCGAAGAGGGTTTTGAGATTGCCAAAAAATACGATCAACAGCGCCCTGCCTACCTAGACGAATTTTTAGATATGGCCAACATCACCGAAGAAGAATACACCAATGTCCTCAAAGCGATGCGCCAAGGAAAATTTAGAGAGAGCCGATGA
- the pseH gene encoding UDP-4-amino-4,6-dideoxy-N-acetyl-beta-L-altrosamine N-acetyltransferase, whose protein sequence is MRLLDFTTLNIEQLTVVLSWRNHPNVRQWMLNTDEISSEDHLGFIESLKQCSDKRYFLVQRSSENVGVIDFTNISEDSAEIGIYANPNVRGVGESLMRTLLDYAFSTLKLTTLSATVFADNQRAKHLYEKFDFTETNRTLYNEREMITMELHQ, encoded by the coding sequence ATGCGATTACTCGATTTTACAACGCTTAATATAGAACAGCTAACAGTAGTGTTATCGTGGCGTAATCATCCGAATGTTCGCCAATGGATGCTCAATACGGATGAGATTTCGTCTGAGGATCATTTGGGTTTTATCGAATCGCTAAAACAATGCTCCGACAAACGCTACTTTTTAGTTCAACGTAGCAGTGAAAATGTCGGAGTGATTGATTTTACGAATATATCGGAAGATTCTGCCGAAATCGGAATTTATGCCAATCCCAACGTGCGCGGTGTCGGGGAGTCGCTGATGCGTACACTGCTCGATTATGCGTTCTCAACGCTCAAATTGACAACCCTGAGCGCCACTGTTTTTGCCGACAATCAGCGGGCTAAACATTTGTACGAAAAATTCGATTTTACCGAAACAAATCGAACTCTCTATAACGAGAGAGAAATGATCACAATGGAGCTGCATCAATGA
- a CDS encoding GNAT family protein, whose protein sequence is MRLEGERIYLRPLELRDAEGAYPAWLNDPEVCRYNSHGDTLYTREIAQSYIANVIDNPSHAVFAICLREGDRHVGNISLQQISEKNRSAEFAILIGEPSVFGQGIGYEAGKLLVGYAFDTLNLHRLYCGTHAENISMQYLALKLGMSEEGRRHDALFKNGQFADIVEYGLINSISKQGA, encoded by the coding sequence ATGAGATTAGAGGGTGAACGGATTTATTTACGACCGCTTGAACTGAGGGATGCGGAGGGGGCATACCCCGCATGGCTCAACGATCCTGAAGTGTGCCGCTATAACTCGCACGGTGATACCCTCTACACGCGAGAAATAGCGCAATCTTATATTGCGAATGTCATCGATAATCCGAGCCATGCCGTTTTTGCCATCTGTTTACGGGAAGGAGACCGTCATGTCGGAAATATCTCCCTTCAGCAGATTTCAGAAAAAAACCGTAGCGCAGAATTTGCCATTTTAATCGGTGAGCCTTCTGTTTTCGGCCAAGGTATCGGATATGAAGCGGGGAAGCTTTTAGTGGGTTACGCATTTGATACGTTGAACCTTCATCGCCTCTATTGCGGTACCCATGCGGAAAATATCAGTATGCAGTATCTTGCACTCAAACTCGGAATGAGCGAAGAGGGGCGTCGGCATGATGCTCTTTTCAAAAATGGACAATTTGCCGATATAGTGGAATATGGATTAATCAACTCTATTTCTAAACAAGGAGCCTAA